Proteins encoded in a region of the Delphinus delphis chromosome 13, mDelDel1.2, whole genome shotgun sequence genome:
- the CASTOR1 gene encoding cytosolic arginine sensor for mTORC1 subunit 1 isoform X2, whose amino-acid sequence MELHILEHRVRVLSLARPGLWLYTHPLIKLLFLPRRSRCKFFSLTETPEDYTLMVDEEGFKELPPSEFLQVAEATWLVLNVSSHSGAAVQAAGVTKIARSVIAPLAEHHVSVLMLSTYQTDFILVREQDLSVVIHTLAQEFDIYREVGGEPVPVARDDSSNGFPRAQHGPSPTVHPIQSPENRFCVLTLDPETLPAIATTLIDVLFYSHSPPKEAASGGPGSSSITFFAFSLIEGYISIVMDAETQKKFPSDLLLTSSSGELWRMVRIGGQPLGFDECGIVAQIAGPLAAADISAYYISTFNFDHALVPEDGIGSVIKVLQHRQEGLGS is encoded by the exons ATGGAGCTGCACATCCTAGAGCACCGGGTGCGGGTGCTGAGCCTCGCCCGCCCCGGTCTCTGGCTCTACACCCACCCGCTCATCAAGCTGCTCTTCCTGCCCCGCCGAAGCCG GTGCAAGTTCTTCAGCCTGACGGAGACCCCCGAGGATTACACGCTCATGGTGGACGAGGAGGGCTTCAAag AGCTGCCCCCATCTGAGTTCCTGCAAGTGGCTGAGGCCACGTGGCTGGTGCTGAACGTGTCATCCCACAGTGGCGCAGCAGTGCAGGCTGCTGGGGTCACCAAGATCGCCCGCTCAGTAATTGCACCGCTGGCCGAGCACCACGTGTCGGTGCTGATGCTGTCCACCTACCAGACAGACTTCATCCTG GTGCGAGAGCAGGACCTGTCCGTGGTGATCCACACGCTGGCCCAGGAGTTCGACATTTATCGAGAGGTGGGCGGGGAGCCTGTGCCCGTTGCCAGGGATGATTCCAGCAACGGCTTTCCCCGTGCCCAGCATG GGCCCAGCCCCACGGTCCATCCCATCCAGAGCCCAGAGAACCGTTTCTGTGTCCTCACGCTGGACCCTGAGACGCTGCCAGCCATCGCCACCACCCTCATTGATGTCCTCTTCTATTCACACAG TCCCCCTAAGGAGGCAGCCTCCGGTGGTCCTGGATCCAGCTCCATCACCTTCTTTGCTTTCTCCCTCATTGAGGGCTACATCTCCATTGTCATGGATGCTGAAACGCAGAAAAA GTTCCCCAGTGACCTGCTGCTGACCAGCTCCTCAGGGGAGCTGTGGAGGATGGTGCGCATCGGCGGACAGCCCCTGGGCTTTG ATGAGTGTGGGATTGTGGCCCAGATCGCAGGTCCCCTGGCTGCGGCCGACATCTCCGCCTACTACATCAGTACCTTCAACTTCGACCATGCCCTG GTTCCTGAGGATGGCATTGGCAGTGTCATCAAGGTCCTCCAGCATCGGCAGGAGGGTCTGGGCTCCTGA
- the CASTOR1 gene encoding cytosolic arginine sensor for mTORC1 subunit 1 isoform X3, with product MELHILEHRVRVLSLARPGLWLYTHPLIKLLFLPRRSRWGHSFLATAGSFLQMPPIGSEGLVLGAQGPTLRDCRRGCKFFSLTETPEDYTLMVDEEGFKELPPSEFLQVAEATWLVLNVSSHSGAAVQAAGVTKIARSVIAPLAEHHVSVLMLSTYQTDFILGPAPRSIPSRAQRTVSVSSRWTLRRCQPSPPPSLMSSSIHTVPLRRQPPVVLDPAPSPSLLSPSLRATSPLSWMLKRRKNECGIVAQIAGPLAAADISAYYISTFNFDHALVPEDGIGSVIKVLQHRQEGLGS from the exons ATGGAGCTGCACATCCTAGAGCACCGGGTGCGGGTGCTGAGCCTCGCCCGCCCCGGTCTCTGGCTCTACACCCACCCGCTCATCAAGCTGCTCTTCCTGCCCCGCCGAAGCCG GTGGGGGCATTCCTTCCTGGCGACCGCGGGGAGCTTTTTACAGATGCCTCCCATCGGGTCAGAGGGGCTGGTCTTGGGGGCCCAAGGTCCGACGCTCCGGGACTGTCGCCGCGG GTGCAAGTTCTTCAGCCTGACGGAGACCCCCGAGGATTACACGCTCATGGTGGACGAGGAGGGCTTCAAag AGCTGCCCCCATCTGAGTTCCTGCAAGTGGCTGAGGCCACGTGGCTGGTGCTGAACGTGTCATCCCACAGTGGCGCAGCAGTGCAGGCTGCTGGGGTCACCAAGATCGCCCGCTCAGTAATTGCACCGCTGGCCGAGCACCACGTGTCGGTGCTGATGCTGTCCACCTACCAGACAGACTTCATCCTG GGCCCAGCCCCACGGTCCATCCCATCCAGAGCCCAGAGAACCGTTTCTGTGTCCTCACGCTGGACCCTGAGACGCTGCCAGCCATCGCCACCACCCTCATTGATGTCCTCTTCTATTCACACAG TCCCCCTAAGGAGGCAGCCTCCGGTGGTCCTGGATCCAGCTCCATCACCTTCTTTGCTTTCTCCCTCATTGAGGGCTACATCTCCATTGTCATGGATGCTGAAACGCAGAAAAA ATGAGTGTGGGATTGTGGCCCAGATCGCAGGTCCCCTGGCTGCGGCCGACATCTCCGCCTACTACATCAGTACCTTCAACTTCGACCATGCCCTG GTTCCTGAGGATGGCATTGGCAGTGTCATCAAGGTCCTCCAGCATCGGCAGGAGGGTCTGGGCTCCTGA
- the CASTOR1 gene encoding cytosolic arginine sensor for mTORC1 subunit 1 isoform X1: protein MELHILEHRVRVLSLARPGLWLYTHPLIKLLFLPRRSRWGHSFLATAGSFLQMPPIGSEGLVLGAQGPTLRDCRRGCKFFSLTETPEDYTLMVDEEGFKELPPSEFLQVAEATWLVLNVSSHSGAAVQAAGVTKIARSVIAPLAEHHVSVLMLSTYQTDFILVREQDLSVVIHTLAQEFDIYREVGGEPVPVARDDSSNGFPRAQHGPSPTVHPIQSPENRFCVLTLDPETLPAIATTLIDVLFYSHSPPKEAASGGPGSSSITFFAFSLIEGYISIVMDAETQKKFPSDLLLTSSSGELWRMVRIGGQPLGFDECGIVAQIAGPLAAADISAYYISTFNFDHALVPEDGIGSVIKVLQHRQEGLGS, encoded by the exons ATGGAGCTGCACATCCTAGAGCACCGGGTGCGGGTGCTGAGCCTCGCCCGCCCCGGTCTCTGGCTCTACACCCACCCGCTCATCAAGCTGCTCTTCCTGCCCCGCCGAAGCCG GTGGGGGCATTCCTTCCTGGCGACCGCGGGGAGCTTTTTACAGATGCCTCCCATCGGGTCAGAGGGGCTGGTCTTGGGGGCCCAAGGTCCGACGCTCCGGGACTGTCGCCGCGG GTGCAAGTTCTTCAGCCTGACGGAGACCCCCGAGGATTACACGCTCATGGTGGACGAGGAGGGCTTCAAag AGCTGCCCCCATCTGAGTTCCTGCAAGTGGCTGAGGCCACGTGGCTGGTGCTGAACGTGTCATCCCACAGTGGCGCAGCAGTGCAGGCTGCTGGGGTCACCAAGATCGCCCGCTCAGTAATTGCACCGCTGGCCGAGCACCACGTGTCGGTGCTGATGCTGTCCACCTACCAGACAGACTTCATCCTG GTGCGAGAGCAGGACCTGTCCGTGGTGATCCACACGCTGGCCCAGGAGTTCGACATTTATCGAGAGGTGGGCGGGGAGCCTGTGCCCGTTGCCAGGGATGATTCCAGCAACGGCTTTCCCCGTGCCCAGCATG GGCCCAGCCCCACGGTCCATCCCATCCAGAGCCCAGAGAACCGTTTCTGTGTCCTCACGCTGGACCCTGAGACGCTGCCAGCCATCGCCACCACCCTCATTGATGTCCTCTTCTATTCACACAG TCCCCCTAAGGAGGCAGCCTCCGGTGGTCCTGGATCCAGCTCCATCACCTTCTTTGCTTTCTCCCTCATTGAGGGCTACATCTCCATTGTCATGGATGCTGAAACGCAGAAAAA GTTCCCCAGTGACCTGCTGCTGACCAGCTCCTCAGGGGAGCTGTGGAGGATGGTGCGCATCGGCGGACAGCCCCTGGGCTTTG ATGAGTGTGGGATTGTGGCCCAGATCGCAGGTCCCCTGGCTGCGGCCGACATCTCCGCCTACTACATCAGTACCTTCAACTTCGACCATGCCCTG GTTCCTGAGGATGGCATTGGCAGTGTCATCAAGGTCCTCCAGCATCGGCAGGAGGGTCTGGGCTCCTGA
- the CASTOR1 gene encoding cytosolic arginine sensor for mTORC1 subunit 1 isoform X4 — protein sequence MELHILEHRVRVLSLARPGLWLYTHPLIKLLFLPRRSRWGHSFLATAGSFLQMPPIGSEGLVLGAQGPTLRDCRRGCKFFSLTETPEDYTLMVDEEGFKELPPSEFLQVAEATWLVLNVSSHSGAAVQAAGVTKIARSVIAPLAEHHVSVLMLSTYQTDFILVREQDLSVVIHTLAQEFDIYREVGGEPVPVARDDSSNGFPRAQHGPSPTVHPIQSPENRFCVLTLDPETLPAIATTLIDVLFYSHSPPKEAASGGPGSSSITFFAFSLIEGYISIVMDAETQKK from the exons ATGGAGCTGCACATCCTAGAGCACCGGGTGCGGGTGCTGAGCCTCGCCCGCCCCGGTCTCTGGCTCTACACCCACCCGCTCATCAAGCTGCTCTTCCTGCCCCGCCGAAGCCG GTGGGGGCATTCCTTCCTGGCGACCGCGGGGAGCTTTTTACAGATGCCTCCCATCGGGTCAGAGGGGCTGGTCTTGGGGGCCCAAGGTCCGACGCTCCGGGACTGTCGCCGCGG GTGCAAGTTCTTCAGCCTGACGGAGACCCCCGAGGATTACACGCTCATGGTGGACGAGGAGGGCTTCAAag AGCTGCCCCCATCTGAGTTCCTGCAAGTGGCTGAGGCCACGTGGCTGGTGCTGAACGTGTCATCCCACAGTGGCGCAGCAGTGCAGGCTGCTGGGGTCACCAAGATCGCCCGCTCAGTAATTGCACCGCTGGCCGAGCACCACGTGTCGGTGCTGATGCTGTCCACCTACCAGACAGACTTCATCCTG GTGCGAGAGCAGGACCTGTCCGTGGTGATCCACACGCTGGCCCAGGAGTTCGACATTTATCGAGAGGTGGGCGGGGAGCCTGTGCCCGTTGCCAGGGATGATTCCAGCAACGGCTTTCCCCGTGCCCAGCATG GGCCCAGCCCCACGGTCCATCCCATCCAGAGCCCAGAGAACCGTTTCTGTGTCCTCACGCTGGACCCTGAGACGCTGCCAGCCATCGCCACCACCCTCATTGATGTCCTCTTCTATTCACACAG TCCCCCTAAGGAGGCAGCCTCCGGTGGTCCTGGATCCAGCTCCATCACCTTCTTTGCTTTCTCCCTCATTGAGGGCTACATCTCCATTGTCATGGATGCTGAAACGCAGAAAAA ATGA